From a single Serratia surfactantfaciens genomic region:
- the eutC gene encoding ethanolamine ammonia-lyase subunit EutC has product MSKPVHVNSWDALRAFTDARIALGRTGASLPTDELLRFGLAHAQARDAVHQPFDSERLAADLHEAGWPSLAVRSQAADRAAYLRRPDLGRRLAPDSRSLLLGLPPRRIDLLLVVADGLSSKAVHRQALPLLQALLPYLETLGLAVAPVALAHQARVALGDEIGECLQARAVAVLIGERPGLSSPDSLGVYLTWEPNSHRRDSERNCISNVRPEGLDYPQAAFRLAWLLEQAFQRRLTGIELKDESDNPALHNRVTPLYAQLGG; this is encoded by the coding sequence ATGAGCAAACCGGTACACGTCAACAGCTGGGACGCGCTGCGCGCCTTTACCGATGCGCGCATCGCGCTGGGGCGCACCGGCGCCAGCCTGCCGACCGACGAGCTGCTGCGCTTCGGCCTGGCCCATGCCCAGGCGCGCGACGCGGTGCATCAGCCTTTCGACAGCGAGCGGCTGGCGGCGGATCTGCACGAGGCCGGTTGGCCCTCGCTGGCGGTGCGCAGCCAGGCTGCTGACCGCGCCGCCTACCTGCGTCGGCCGGATCTGGGGCGGCGACTGGCGCCGGACAGCCGCAGCCTGCTGCTCGGTCTGCCGCCGCGCCGCATCGATTTGTTACTGGTGGTGGCGGACGGCCTCTCCTCCAAGGCGGTGCATCGCCAGGCGCTGCCGTTGCTGCAGGCGCTGTTGCCCTACCTCGAGACGCTGGGGCTGGCCGTCGCGCCGGTGGCGCTGGCGCATCAGGCGCGGGTGGCGCTGGGGGATGAGATCGGCGAATGCCTGCAAGCCCGGGCGGTGGCGGTACTGATCGGCGAACGGCCGGGGCTGTCGTCGCCGGACAGCCTGGGCGTCTATTTGACCTGGGAGCCGAACTCGCACAGAAGAGACTCTGAGCGCAACTGCATCTCCAACGTGCGGCCTGAGGGGCTGGATTATCCGCAGGCGGCGTTCCGCCTGGCCTGGCTGCTGGAGCAGGCGTTTCAGCGGCGATTGACCGGCATCGAGCTGAAGGACGAGAGCGACAACCCGGCGCTGCACAATCGGGTCACGCCGCTTTACGCCCAACTGGGCGGCTGA
- a CDS encoding ethanolamine ammonia-lyase subunit EutB encodes MYQATLGQRGYRFGDLRQLMAKASPARSGDYLAEVAAQSAEERMAARIALADVPLKAFLQQPLVPYEQDEVTRLIIDSHDAVAFAPISHLTVGDFRDWLLSEQADSAMLAQVAAGITPEMAAAVSKIMRNQDLILVAKKCRVVTRFRNTIGLPGHLSVRLQSNHPTDSLQGIAASMLDGLLYGSGDAVVGINPASDSLPLLEKLNYMLDDVIQRFAIPTQSCVLTHVTNTLRLMERGTPVDLVFQSIAGTEAANRGFGISLALLAEAQQAALSLKRGTLGDNVMYFETGQGSCLSANAHHGVDQQTCEARAYAVARHFSPLLINTVVGFIGPEYLYDGKQIIRAGLEDHFCGKLLGLPLGCDVCYTNHAEADQDDMDTLLTLLAAAGLTFLIGVPGADDIMLNYQSTSFHDALYIRELLGLKHAPEFAAWLAAMNITDERGRLRDAAANHPLLLALQGERT; translated from the coding sequence ATGTATCAGGCAACGTTGGGCCAACGCGGTTATCGCTTCGGCGACCTGCGCCAGCTGATGGCGAAGGCTTCGCCGGCGCGTTCCGGCGATTATCTGGCGGAAGTGGCAGCGCAAAGCGCCGAAGAGCGCATGGCGGCGCGCATCGCGCTGGCGGATGTGCCGCTCAAGGCGTTCCTGCAGCAGCCGCTGGTGCCGTACGAACAGGACGAGGTGACGCGCCTGATTATCGACAGCCACGATGCCGTCGCCTTTGCGCCCATCTCGCACCTCACGGTCGGCGATTTTCGCGACTGGCTGCTGAGCGAGCAGGCGGACAGCGCCATGCTGGCGCAGGTGGCCGCCGGCATAACGCCGGAGATGGCGGCGGCGGTCAGCAAGATCATGCGCAATCAGGATCTGATCCTGGTGGCGAAGAAATGCCGAGTGGTGACGCGTTTTCGCAATACGATCGGCCTGCCGGGCCACCTCAGCGTGCGGCTGCAGTCCAATCACCCGACCGACAGCCTGCAGGGCATCGCCGCCAGTATGCTGGACGGCCTGCTGTATGGCAGCGGCGACGCGGTGGTCGGTATCAACCCGGCCAGCGACAGCCTGCCGCTGCTGGAAAAACTCAACTACATGCTGGACGATGTGATCCAGCGCTTCGCCATTCCCACCCAATCCTGCGTGCTGACCCACGTGACCAACACGCTGCGGCTGATGGAGCGCGGCACGCCGGTGGATCTGGTGTTTCAGTCGATCGCCGGCACCGAGGCGGCCAACCGCGGTTTCGGCATCAGTCTGGCGCTGCTGGCGGAGGCGCAGCAGGCGGCGCTGAGCCTCAAGCGCGGCACATTGGGCGATAACGTGATGTATTTCGAAACCGGGCAGGGTAGTTGCCTGTCGGCCAACGCGCATCACGGCGTCGATCAGCAAACCTGCGAGGCACGCGCCTATGCGGTGGCGCGCCATTTTTCGCCGCTGCTGATCAACACCGTAGTGGGGTTTATCGGCCCGGAGTATCTGTATGACGGCAAACAAATCATCCGCGCCGGGCTGGAGGACCACTTCTGCGGCAAGCTGCTCGGCCTGCCGCTGGGCTGCGACGTCTGCTATACCAACCATGCCGAAGCCGATCAGGACGACATGGATACCTTGCTGACGCTGTTGGCCGCCGCCGGGCTGACGTTCCTGATCGGCGTGCCGGGCGCGGACGATATCATGCTTAACTACCAAAGCACCTCGTTCCATGATGCGCTTTATATCCGCGAGCTGCTGGGGCTGAAACACGCGCCGGAATTCGCCGCCTGGCTGGCGGCGATGAACATCACCGACGAGCGCGGGCGGCTGCGCGATGCCGCCGCCAATCACCCGCTGTTGCTGGCGCTGCAGGGAGAACGCACATGA
- a CDS encoding nucleotidyltransferase family protein yields the protein MDPQRQIIEWLQQDNTRMAALRTVRRLGLNDWCLGAGFVRNLVWDRRHGYAVATPLNDIDVIHFDAERAQAERDRMLEARLQQWLPQPWSVKNQARMHLRSGRAPYRNSEEAISFWTEVETAIGARLNADDSITLVAPFGLAALFNDTITFNVKNGDRAAYAQRVLDKGWLLRWPHLRQVKI from the coding sequence ATGGATCCGCAACGGCAAATTATCGAATGGCTGCAACAAGATAACACTCGCATGGCGGCCCTGCGCACCGTGCGCAGGCTCGGCCTGAATGACTGGTGCCTCGGCGCCGGCTTTGTACGCAATCTGGTGTGGGACCGGCGGCATGGCTACGCCGTGGCGACGCCGCTCAACGATATCGACGTGATTCATTTCGATGCGGAGCGTGCGCAGGCCGAACGCGATCGCATGCTGGAAGCACGTTTGCAACAGTGGCTGCCGCAGCCGTGGTCGGTCAAGAACCAGGCGCGCATGCACCTGCGCAGCGGCCGGGCGCCCTACCGCAACAGCGAAGAGGCCATCAGCTTCTGGACCGAAGTGGAAACGGCGATCGGCGCACGCCTGAACGCCGACGACAGCATCACGCTGGTGGCCCCCTTCGGGCTCGCGGCGCTGTTCAACGACACCATCACCTTCAACGTGAAAAACGGCGACCGCGCCGCCTATGCCCAGCGGGTGCTCGACAAAGGCTGGCTGCTGCGCTGGCCGCATCTGCGGCAGGTAAAGATTTAG
- a CDS encoding FlxA-like family protein, with the protein MSTTITMIVPIKNTVPGVSNVFSAPGHQGELLMAKPVNNQPQGGKMEKNERANGNDEPVNLNESRASARIKALNRQIQALQQKLVELKDSDADPKEIEKQKQLIEAQIKMLQAEIARIQKEEMEKQQQEQMAKAAAQSGDGVNRPTPLNAVDVYI; encoded by the coding sequence ATGTCGACCACCATCACCATGATAGTACCGATCAAAAATACCGTTCCCGGCGTCAGCAACGTGTTCAGCGCGCCGGGCCATCAGGGCGAACTGCTGATGGCCAAACCGGTCAACAACCAGCCGCAGGGCGGCAAGATGGAGAAAAACGAACGCGCCAACGGCAATGACGAACCGGTCAACCTCAACGAAAGCCGCGCCTCGGCCCGCATCAAGGCGCTGAACCGGCAGATTCAGGCGCTGCAGCAAAAGTTGGTGGAGCTAAAGGACTCCGACGCCGATCCTAAGGAAATCGAAAAGCAGAAGCAGCTGATCGAAGCGCAGATCAAAATGTTGCAGGCAGAAATCGCCCGCATCCAGAAAGAAGAAATGGAAAAGCAGCAGCAGGAGCAGATGGCAAAAGCCGCGGCGCAATCCGGCGACGGCGTAAACCGCCCAACGCCGCTCAACGCTGTGGACGTCTATATCTGA
- a CDS encoding LysR family transcriptional regulator — translation MNYSLKQLRVFVAIARHGSFSRAGEAIGLTQSAVSHSVKELEAEVGVRLLDRTTREVVLTDAGLRLANRVERLLDELQAALLDARSFGVQRSGTVRVATSQTISAHLMPQCIAAGEREYPEIRIMLRDQAQQQVLHSVRNAEVDFGIVVDPVQAVDLECEAVLHEPFLLLCRDDHPFAAQQAVHWSALNGCRLVLQDYASGSRPLIDSALRQQGVEAPVVQEIGHPATLFPMVAEGIGISIFPALALPLPEGGRLRVRRLVPEINRALMLVRRKNRSLTPAAEAIWQVARQQAALLQQRRQENAEY, via the coding sequence ATGAATTACTCACTCAAACAGCTGCGGGTGTTCGTCGCCATCGCTCGCCACGGCAGTTTCAGCCGCGCCGGTGAGGCGATTGGTCTGACGCAATCGGCGGTCAGCCACAGCGTGAAAGAGCTGGAAGCAGAGGTCGGCGTGCGCCTGCTGGATCGCACCACGCGTGAAGTGGTGCTGACCGACGCCGGCCTGCGGCTGGCCAATCGGGTTGAGCGGCTGCTGGACGAACTGCAGGCCGCGTTGCTGGATGCGCGCAGCTTTGGCGTACAGCGCAGCGGCACGGTGCGGGTGGCGACGAGCCAAACCATTTCCGCCCATCTGATGCCGCAGTGCATCGCCGCCGGTGAGCGCGAATACCCGGAGATCCGCATCATGCTGCGCGATCAGGCGCAGCAGCAGGTGCTGCACAGCGTGCGCAACGCGGAGGTGGATTTCGGCATCGTGGTCGATCCGGTACAGGCGGTGGATCTGGAGTGCGAAGCGGTGCTGCACGAGCCGTTCCTGTTGCTGTGCCGCGACGATCATCCGTTCGCGGCGCAGCAGGCGGTACATTGGTCGGCGCTGAACGGTTGCCGCCTGGTGTTGCAGGACTATGCGTCGGGCAGCCGACCGCTGATCGACAGCGCGCTGAGACAGCAGGGCGTGGAGGCGCCGGTAGTGCAGGAAATCGGCCATCCGGCGACGCTGTTCCCGATGGTGGCGGAGGGGATCGGCATCAGCATTTTCCCGGCGTTGGCGTTGCCGCTGCCGGAAGGGGGGCGGCTCCGGGTGCGGCGGCTGGTGCCGGAGATCAACCGTGCTCTGATGCTGGTGCGGCGCAAGAACCGTTCGCTGACGCCGGCGGCGGAGGCCATCTGGCAGGTGGCGCGTCAGCAGGCGGCGCTGCTGCAACAGCGCCGGCAGGAAAACGCGGAATATTGA
- a CDS encoding bile acid:sodium symporter family protein — protein sequence MRFLPDRFTLTLIATVLLASFLPARGEFVGWLNALTIAAIALLFFMHGAKLSREAILAGSNNWRLHLWVMFSTFIIFPALGMLFAWWAPIDVSPELYAGFIYLCILPATVQSAIAFTSLAGGNVAAAVCSASASSLLGIFVSPLLVGLLMNVHGDTGSLRQVGSIVLQLLVPFVAGHLLRPLIGGWIERHRPLIGKTDQTSILLVVYAAFSEAVTHGIWHQVGLGSLAFIVGGSIVLLTIVLVVNTYMARWLGFSKADEITIVFCGSKKSLANGIPMANILFPAAQVGIMVLPLMVFHQVQLMTCAVLAKRYQRKRQTQQAVPNAQASRG from the coding sequence ATGAGATTTCTGCCCGATCGTTTTACCCTGACGCTGATCGCCACCGTATTGCTGGCGTCGTTCCTGCCGGCGCGCGGCGAGTTCGTCGGCTGGCTCAACGCCCTGACCATCGCCGCCATCGCCCTGCTGTTCTTCATGCACGGCGCCAAGCTGTCGCGCGAGGCCATCCTGGCCGGCAGCAATAACTGGCGGCTGCATCTGTGGGTGATGTTCAGCACCTTCATCATTTTTCCGGCGCTGGGCATGCTGTTCGCCTGGTGGGCGCCGATCGACGTCAGCCCCGAGCTGTACGCCGGTTTCATCTACCTGTGCATCCTGCCCGCCACCGTGCAATCGGCCATCGCCTTCACCTCGCTGGCGGGCGGCAACGTGGCGGCGGCGGTGTGCAGCGCTTCCGCCTCCAGCCTGCTCGGGATCTTCGTGTCGCCGCTGCTGGTCGGCCTGCTGATGAATGTGCACGGCGATACCGGCAGCCTGCGGCAGGTCGGCTCGATCGTGCTGCAGCTGCTGGTGCCGTTCGTCGCCGGCCACCTGCTGCGGCCGCTGATCGGCGGCTGGATCGAACGCCATCGCCCGCTGATCGGCAAAACCGACCAGACCTCGATTCTGCTGGTGGTGTACGCCGCCTTCAGCGAAGCGGTGACGCACGGCATCTGGCATCAGGTCGGGCTTGGTTCGCTGGCGTTTATCGTCGGCGGCAGCATCGTGTTGCTGACGATCGTGCTGGTGGTGAACACTTACATGGCGCGTTGGCTGGGGTTCAGCAAGGCGGACGAGATCACCATCGTGTTCTGCGGCTCGAAGAAAAGCCTGGCGAACGGCATTCCGATGGCCAATATCCTGTTTCCGGCGGCTCAGGTGGGGATCATGGTGCTGCCGCTGATGGTGTTTCATCAGGTGCAGCTGATGACCTGCGCAGTGTTGGCGAAGAGGTACCAGCGTAAGCGGCAGACGCAACAGGCGGTGCCCAACGCACAGGCGTCGCGCGGGTAA
- a CDS encoding DUF3820 family protein: protein MEKENLLEIANTVMPFGKYQGRVLIDLPEEYLLWFARKGEFPKGKLGMLMEMTLAIKIEGLDHLVKPLKKS, encoded by the coding sequence ATGGAAAAAGAAAACCTGCTGGAGATCGCCAATACCGTGATGCCGTTCGGCAAGTACCAGGGGCGGGTGCTGATCGACCTGCCCGAAGAGTACCTGCTGTGGTTCGCTCGCAAAGGCGAATTCCCCAAAGGCAAGCTCGGTATGCTGATGGAGATGACGCTGGCGATTAAAATCGAAGGGCTTGACCACCTGGTCAAGCCGCTGAAGAAAAGCTGA
- the ligA gene encoding NAD-dependent DNA ligase LigA, whose protein sequence is MESIIQQINQLRATLRHHEYQYHVLDAPEVPDAEYDRLMRELRELESAHPEWVTADSPTQRVGAAPLAAFDQVRHEVPMLSLDNVFDEESFLAFYKRVQDRLKSSDPLTFCCELKLDGLAVSLLYEDGELVRAATRGDGTTGENITANVRTIRAIPLRLTGDNIPRRVEVRGEVFMPQAGFEQMNEEARRKDGKVFANPRNAAAGSLRQLDPRIAAKRPLTFFCYGVGLLEGGELPRSHFERLMQFKAWGLPVSDRAQRRTGSEEVLAFYRQVEQDRAQLGFDIDGVVIKIDDIDLQETLGFVARAPRWATAFKFPAQEQITVVREVEFQVGRTGAITPVARLEPVLVAGVTVSNATLHNADEIERLGLRIGDTVIVRRAGDVIPQVVGVLEDRRPQDAREVVFPLHCPVCGSDVERVEGEAVARCTGGLICGAQRKEALKHFVSRRALDVEGMGDKIIEQLVDKEYVKNPADLFRLSAGILTGLDRMGPKSAQNLVNALEKSKQTTFARFLYALGIREVGEATAANLAAHFGSLEKLFAADIEALKEVPDVGEVVAKHTRNFLDEALNQQVINELVGAEIGIHWPAPVVVVADEIDSPFAGKTVVLTGSLSQLSRDEAKDRLTALGAKVSGSVSKKTDLVIAGEAAGSKLAKAQELGIAVIDEAEMIRLLGD, encoded by the coding sequence ATGGAATCGATAATCCAACAAATCAATCAACTACGAGCCACATTGCGCCATCATGAATACCAGTATCATGTGCTGGATGCGCCGGAAGTGCCGGATGCGGAATATGACCGCCTGATGCGCGAGCTGCGCGAGCTGGAGAGCGCGCATCCTGAGTGGGTCACCGCCGATTCGCCGACCCAGCGCGTGGGCGCGGCACCGCTGGCGGCGTTCGACCAGGTGCGTCACGAAGTGCCGATGCTGTCGCTGGACAACGTGTTTGACGAAGAGAGCTTCCTGGCGTTTTACAAGCGCGTGCAAGATAGGCTCAAGAGCAGCGATCCGCTGACCTTCTGCTGCGAGCTGAAGCTGGATGGCCTGGCGGTCAGCCTGCTGTACGAAGACGGCGAGCTGGTGCGCGCGGCGACGCGCGGCGACGGCACCACCGGTGAGAACATCACCGCCAACGTGCGTACCATCCGCGCCATCCCGCTGCGCCTGACCGGCGACAACATCCCGCGCCGGGTGGAAGTGCGCGGTGAAGTGTTTATGCCGCAGGCCGGTTTTGAGCAAATGAACGAAGAAGCCCGGCGCAAAGACGGCAAGGTGTTCGCCAATCCGCGCAACGCCGCCGCCGGATCGCTGCGTCAGCTCGATCCGCGTATTGCCGCCAAACGTCCGTTGACCTTCTTCTGCTATGGCGTTGGCCTGCTGGAAGGCGGCGAGCTGCCGCGCAGCCACTTTGAGCGCCTGATGCAGTTCAAAGCCTGGGGTCTGCCGGTCAGCGATCGCGCCCAGCGTCGCACCGGCAGCGAGGAAGTGCTGGCGTTTTATCGCCAGGTCGAGCAGGACCGCGCGCAGCTCGGTTTCGACATCGACGGCGTGGTGATCAAGATTGACGACATCGACCTGCAGGAAACGCTGGGCTTCGTGGCACGCGCGCCGCGCTGGGCGACGGCGTTCAAATTCCCGGCGCAGGAGCAGATCACCGTGGTGCGCGAAGTGGAGTTTCAGGTTGGCCGCACCGGCGCGATTACGCCGGTGGCCCGCCTTGAGCCGGTGCTGGTGGCCGGGGTGACCGTCAGCAACGCGACCTTGCACAACGCCGATGAAATCGAGCGTCTGGGGCTGCGCATCGGCGATACGGTGATCGTGCGCCGCGCCGGCGACGTGATCCCGCAGGTGGTGGGGGTGCTGGAAGACCGCCGGCCGCAGGATGCGCGCGAAGTGGTGTTCCCGCTGCATTGCCCGGTGTGCGGTTCCGACGTTGAGCGCGTGGAAGGCGAGGCCGTGGCGCGTTGCACTGGCGGGCTGATCTGCGGTGCGCAGCGCAAGGAGGCGTTGAAGCACTTCGTTTCCCGTCGCGCGCTGGACGTAGAGGGCATGGGCGACAAGATCATCGAGCAGCTGGTGGACAAGGAGTACGTGAAGAATCCGGCCGATCTGTTCCGCCTGTCCGCCGGCATTCTGACCGGCCTGGATCGCATGGGGCCGAAATCGGCGCAGAACCTGGTCAACGCGCTGGAGAAATCCAAGCAGACTACCTTCGCCCGCTTCCTGTACGCGCTGGGCATTCGCGAGGTCGGTGAGGCGACCGCTGCCAACCTGGCGGCGCATTTCGGTTCGCTGGAGAAGCTGTTCGCCGCCGATATTGAGGCGTTGAAAGAAGTGCCGGACGTCGGTGAAGTGGTGGCCAAACACACCCGCAACTTCCTCGATGAAGCGCTCAATCAGCAGGTGATCAACGAGCTGGTGGGTGCCGAGATCGGCATTCATTGGCCGGCGCCGGTGGTGGTGGTGGCGGACGAGATAGACAGCCCGTTCGCCGGCAAAACCGTGGTGTTAACCGGTTCGCTGAGCCAGCTGTCGCGTGACGAAGCCAAAGATCGCCTGACGGCGCTGGGCGCCAAGGTCAGCGGCAGCGTATCGAAGAAAACCGACCTGGTGATCGCCGGCGAGGCGGCCGGTTCCAAGCTGGCGAAGGCGCAGGAGCTGGGTATCGCGGTGATCGATGAAGCGGAGATGATCCGCCTGCTGGGTGACTGA
- the zipA gene encoding cell division protein ZipA, which produces MMQDLRLILIVVGAIAIIALLLHGLWTSRKERSALFRDRPAKRSQKEREQTPIDDLEEGVGEVRVRAAHPQDEPSFGHFDAAREEPVAAPKPAPAAAPAPRAVQPAAHQTPPPLSQRPEYDDILLNNYAPDEEQAEPQQPQPAARREPRVDDLPHEHEAPQVAEPAFHAEPAPVQPAPAAKPAQEPAPQPQQPAVAPIPAKLKETVLVLHVAAHQGGVIGGEVLLQSVLQAGFQFGEMGIFHRHISPAGSGPVLFSLANMVKPGSFDPDMMSDFSTPGVSMFMMVPSYGDANQNFKLMLQSAQRIADDVGGVVLDDERRMMTPQKLETYKARIREVLENNA; this is translated from the coding sequence ATGATGCAGGATTTGCGTCTGATATTAATCGTTGTTGGCGCGATCGCCATAATAGCGCTGTTATTGCACGGTCTGTGGACCAGTCGCAAAGAACGGTCAGCGCTCTTCCGCGATCGCCCAGCCAAACGTTCCCAAAAGGAACGTGAACAAACTCCGATCGACGATCTCGAAGAAGGCGTCGGTGAGGTGCGCGTGCGCGCCGCTCACCCGCAAGACGAGCCGTCATTCGGCCATTTCGATGCCGCACGCGAAGAACCCGTGGCCGCGCCGAAGCCCGCTCCGGCGGCTGCGCCAGCGCCCCGCGCCGTTCAGCCGGCCGCTCATCAGACACCGCCTCCGCTGTCTCAGCGGCCGGAGTATGATGACATCCTGCTGAACAACTACGCGCCGGACGAAGAACAGGCCGAGCCGCAGCAACCGCAACCGGCCGCGCGCCGCGAGCCGCGCGTCGACGATCTGCCGCATGAACATGAGGCGCCGCAGGTGGCGGAACCGGCATTCCACGCCGAACCGGCCCCTGTGCAGCCCGCGCCGGCAGCGAAGCCGGCGCAGGAACCTGCGCCGCAGCCACAACAGCCGGCGGTTGCGCCAATTCCGGCTAAGCTGAAAGAGACCGTGCTGGTGCTGCACGTCGCGGCCCATCAGGGCGGCGTGATCGGCGGCGAAGTGCTGCTGCAGAGCGTGTTGCAGGCGGGCTTCCAGTTTGGCGAGATGGGCATCTTCCACCGCCATATCAGCCCGGCCGGCAGCGGCCCGGTGCTGTTCAGCCTGGCGAACATGGTCAAGCCGGGATCGTTCGATCCTGACATGATGTCCGACTTCTCCACGCCGGGCGTGTCGATGTTCATGATGGTGCCGTCTTACGGCGACGCCAATCAGAACTTCAAGCTGATGCTGCAGTCGGCGCAGCGCATCGCCGACGACGTGGGCGGCGTGGTGCTGGACGACGAGCGCCGCATGATGACGCCGCAGAAGCTGGAAACCTACAAAGCGCGCATCCGTGAAGTGTTGGAAAACAACGCCTGA
- the cysZ gene encoding sulfate transporter CysZ translates to MSYTQPPSRPTSGIHYFAEGWRLISRPGIKRYVVLPLLVNVLLMGSAFWWLFSRLGDWIPAMMSHVPDWLQWLSYLLWPLAVVSVLLVFSYLFSTITNLIAAPFCGLLAEQLEGSLTGKPLPDTGLLGIAKDLPRIMAREWRKLMYYLPRALLLLALYFVPGIGQTVAPVLWFLFSAWMLAIQYCDYPFDNHKVSFADMRRALRQHKTDNLQFGALVSLFTMIPILNLVILPVAVCGATAMWVDRYRSQFVR, encoded by the coding sequence ATGTCCTATACGCAGCCCCCTTCCCGCCCGACCAGCGGCATTCACTATTTTGCCGAAGGCTGGCGCCTGATTTCACGCCCGGGGATTAAACGCTATGTGGTCCTGCCGTTGCTGGTCAACGTGCTGCTGATGGGCTCCGCTTTCTGGTGGCTGTTCAGCCGGCTCGGCGACTGGATCCCGGCGATGATGAGCCACGTGCCCGACTGGCTGCAATGGTTGAGCTACCTGCTGTGGCCGCTGGCGGTCGTTTCGGTGCTGCTGGTGTTCAGCTATCTGTTCAGCACCATCACCAATCTTATTGCCGCGCCGTTCTGCGGCCTGCTGGCGGAACAGCTCGAAGGCAGCCTGACCGGCAAACCGCTGCCGGACACCGGCCTGCTCGGCATCGCCAAAGATCTGCCGCGCATCATGGCGCGCGAATGGCGCAAGCTGATGTATTACCTGCCGCGCGCGCTGCTGCTGCTGGCGCTGTATTTCGTGCCCGGCATCGGTCAGACGGTGGCGCCGGTGCTGTGGTTCCTGTTCAGCGCCTGGATGCTGGCGATCCAGTATTGCGACTACCCGTTCGACAACCACAAGGTGAGCTTTGCCGACATGCGCCGCGCCTTGCGCCAGCACAAAACCGACAACCTGCAGTTCGGCGCGCTGGTCAGCCTGTTCACCATGATCCCAATCCTCAATCTGGTGATCCTGCCGGTCGCCGTCTGCGGCGCCACCGCGATGTGGGTCGATCGCTACCGCTCGCAATTCGTCCGATAA
- the cysK gene encoding cysteine synthase A — protein MSKIYEDNSLTIGHTPLVRLNRIGNGRILAKVESRNPSFSVKCRIGANMIWDAEQRGVLTAGKELVEPTSGNTGIALAFVAAARGYKLTLTMPETMSIERRKLLKALGANLVLTEGAKGMKGAIAKAEEIVATDPNRYLILQQFSNPANPAIHEKTTGPEIWEDTDGEVDVFISGVGTGGTLTGVSRYIKNTKGKAITTVAVEPTDSPVISQALAGEELKPGPHKIQGIGAGFIPGNLDLDLVDRVEKISNDEAISMARRLMDEEGILAGISSGAAVAAAVKLAEEPAFADKTIVVILPSSGERYLSTALFADLFTEQELQQ, from the coding sequence ATGAGCAAGATATATGAAGACAACTCATTAACAATCGGCCATACGCCGCTGGTTCGTCTGAACCGTATCGGCAACGGACGCATTCTGGCCAAGGTTGAATCGCGCAACCCGAGCTTCAGCGTCAAATGCCGCATCGGTGCCAATATGATTTGGGATGCGGAACAACGCGGCGTGTTGACCGCCGGCAAGGAACTGGTAGAGCCCACCAGCGGCAACACCGGCATCGCGCTGGCCTTCGTCGCCGCCGCGCGCGGTTACAAGCTGACGCTGACCATGCCGGAAACCATGAGCATCGAGCGCCGCAAGCTGCTCAAGGCGCTGGGCGCCAACCTGGTGCTGACTGAAGGGGCGAAAGGCATGAAGGGCGCCATCGCCAAAGCGGAAGAGATCGTCGCCACCGATCCGAACCGTTACCTGATCCTGCAACAGTTCAGCAACCCGGCCAACCCGGCGATCCATGAGAAAACCACCGGCCCGGAAATCTGGGAAGACACCGATGGGGAAGTCGACGTGTTCATCTCCGGCGTCGGCACCGGCGGCACGCTGACCGGTGTCAGCCGCTACATCAAGAACACCAAAGGCAAAGCCATCACCACCGTGGCGGTCGAGCCGACCGACTCGCCGGTCATCAGCCAGGCGCTGGCTGGTGAAGAGCTGAAACCGGGCCCGCACAAGATTCAGGGCATCGGCGCCGGTTTCATTCCGGGCAACCTCGATCTGGACCTGGTGGATCGCGTCGAGAAAATCTCCAACGACGAAGCCATCAGCATGGCGCGTCGCCTGATGGACGAAGAAGGCATCCTGGCGGGTATCTCCTCCGGCGCGGCGGTCGCGGCAGCGGTAAAACTGGCCGAAGAACCGGCGTTCGCCGACAAGACCATCGTGGTGATCCTGCCGTCTTCCGGCGAACGTTATTTGAGCACCGCGCTGTTTGCCGATCTGTTCACCGAGCAGGAATTGCAACAGTAA
- the ptsH gene encoding phosphocarrier protein Hpr, with amino-acid sequence MFQQEVTITAPNGLHTRPAAQFVKEAKGFTSDITVTSNGKSASAKSLFKLQTLGLTQGTVVTISAEGEDEQKAVEHLVKLMAELE; translated from the coding sequence ATGTTCCAGCAAGAAGTTACTATTACCGCTCCGAATGGTCTGCATACTCGCCCTGCCGCTCAGTTCGTTAAAGAAGCCAAAGGCTTCACGTCTGACATCACCGTGACCTCCAACGGCAAAAGCGCCAGCGCTAAAAGTCTGTTCAAACTGCAAACTCTGGGGCTGACTCAAGGGACCGTAGTGACCATCTCCGCTGAAGGTGAAGACGAGCAGAAAGCCGTTGAGCACTTGGTAAAACTGATGGCAGAGCTTGAGTAA